In Piliocolobus tephrosceles isolate RC106 chromosome 4, ASM277652v3, whole genome shotgun sequence, the following are encoded in one genomic region:
- the LOC111528163 gene encoding uncharacterized protein LOC111528163 isoform X6: MLLYFSCCRYCLRKLCPSAALILCLALLAWCRVVEDATEVEVSDSKAASELYLQATAGEGRACCLLTLIVSCPGPDPPEGPRAQGVWRGALQILQLPGAPDCPLLQVLAGEVVGEEVEGSLPWIVSQLLEGNNYSGLLLRLDPQGSSLSLLQAALLGASRRRMQVKQVVKAWSQHPRRKMLQEARAEAMRLPEPQQVIESPVSQSPCLEGEPQVAGRTATLRCGLHQKNPLRHPKEQTSDRAQQVPDVALQFFLAQAQRQRLREQHQIWIPEKLKHLEQKEEVADDQIKDLVAEEEACKERQRWQQEQMVLRFQLDALQEERDTAEQDLAALYDLHVQATRAQTHHVLQGYPFIHRSPENNLAALTSPAFLTRHLLQGC, encoded by the exons ATGCTTCTCTACTTTAGCTGCTGCAGATACTGTTTGAGGAAGCTCTGCCCCTCAGCTGCTCTGATCCTGTGCTTAGCACTCTTAGCCTGGTGCAG GGTGGTAGAAGATGCCACTGAAGTGGAGGTGTCTGACTCAAAAGCTGCCTCAGAGCTGTACTTGCAGGCCACCGCGGGTGAAGGCAG GGCCTGCTGTCTGCTCACTCTCATCGTGTCCTGCCCAGGGCCTGACCCTCCTGAGGGGCCCAGGGCCCAAGGTGTGTGGCGAGGGGCTCTACAGATCCTGCAGCTCCCAGGAGCCCC AGACTGCCCCCTGCTGCAGGTGTTGGCTGGTGAAGTTGTTGGTGAGGAGGTGGAGGGCTCTTTGCCATGGATTGTCTCACAGCTTTTGGAAGGAAACAACTACAGTGGCCTGCTTCTTCGCCTGGACCCCCAAG GTAGCTCCCTCAGTTTGCTCCAGGCTGCTCTGTTGGGGGCCTCAAGAAGGAGGATGCAGGTGAAACAG GTGGTAAAAGCGTGGAGCCAGCACCCAAGAAGAAAGATGCTCCAAGAAGCCAGAGCTGAGGCGATGAGGCTTCCAGAACCACAG CAGGTGATAGAGTCACCAGTAAGCCAGAGCCCATGCCTCGAGGGAGAGCCCCAAG TGGCAGGAAGAACGGCAACTCTAAGGTGTGGGCTCCACCAAAAGAATCCTCTCAGGCACCCTAAGGAACAG ACTTCTGACCGAGCCCAGCAGGTACCAGATGTGGCCCTGCAGTTCTTCTTGGCCCAGGCCCAGAGGCAGAGACTGAGGGAGCAGCACCAAATTTGGATTCCAGAGAAGCTGAAGCATTTGGAACAGAAGGAGGAGGTGGCAGATGACCAGATCAAAGACCTGGTGGCTGAAGAGGAG GCCTGcaaggagagacagagatggcAGCAGGAACAGATGGTGCTGAGATTCCAGCTGGACGCCCTTCAGGAAGAGCGGGACACGGCAGAGCAGGACCTGGCAGCCCTCTATGACCTGCATGTGCAGGCCACTCGAGCTCAGACACACCATGTGCTGCAG
- the LOC111528163 gene encoding uncharacterized protein LOC111528163 isoform X10, translating into MLLYFSCCRYCLRKLCPSAALILCLALLAWCRVVEDATEVEVSDSKAASELYLQATAGEGRACCLLTLIVSCPGPDPPEGPRAQGVWRGALQILQLPGAPDCPLLQVLAGEVVGEEVEGSLPWIVSQLLEGNNYSGLLLRLDPQGSSLSLLQAALLGASRRRMQVKQVVKAWSQHPRRKMLQEARAEAMRLPEPQQVIESPVSQSPCLEGEPQVAGRTATLRCGLHQKNPLRHPKEQTSDRAQQVPDVALQFFLAQAQRQRLREQHQIWIPEKLKHLEQKEEVADDQIKDLVAEEEHRAWHTGGTQQRVCVITEGLQGETEMAAGTDGAEIPAGRPSGRAGHGRAGPGSPL; encoded by the exons ATGCTTCTCTACTTTAGCTGCTGCAGATACTGTTTGAGGAAGCTCTGCCCCTCAGCTGCTCTGATCCTGTGCTTAGCACTCTTAGCCTGGTGCAG GGTGGTAGAAGATGCCACTGAAGTGGAGGTGTCTGACTCAAAAGCTGCCTCAGAGCTGTACTTGCAGGCCACCGCGGGTGAAGGCAG GGCCTGCTGTCTGCTCACTCTCATCGTGTCCTGCCCAGGGCCTGACCCTCCTGAGGGGCCCAGGGCCCAAGGTGTGTGGCGAGGGGCTCTACAGATCCTGCAGCTCCCAGGAGCCCC AGACTGCCCCCTGCTGCAGGTGTTGGCTGGTGAAGTTGTTGGTGAGGAGGTGGAGGGCTCTTTGCCATGGATTGTCTCACAGCTTTTGGAAGGAAACAACTACAGTGGCCTGCTTCTTCGCCTGGACCCCCAAG GTAGCTCCCTCAGTTTGCTCCAGGCTGCTCTGTTGGGGGCCTCAAGAAGGAGGATGCAGGTGAAACAG GTGGTAAAAGCGTGGAGCCAGCACCCAAGAAGAAAGATGCTCCAAGAAGCCAGAGCTGAGGCGATGAGGCTTCCAGAACCACAG CAGGTGATAGAGTCACCAGTAAGCCAGAGCCCATGCCTCGAGGGAGAGCCCCAAG TGGCAGGAAGAACGGCAACTCTAAGGTGTGGGCTCCACCAAAAGAATCCTCTCAGGCACCCTAAGGAACAG ACTTCTGACCGAGCCCAGCAGGTACCAGATGTGGCCCTGCAGTTCTTCTTGGCCCAGGCCCAGAGGCAGAGACTGAGGGAGCAGCACCAAATTTGGATTCCAGAGAAGCTGAAGCATTTGGAACAGAAGGAGGAGGTGGCAGATGACCAGATCAAAGACCTGGTGGCTGAAGAGGAG cacagagcctggcacacaggtgGCACTCAACAAAGAGTATGTGTTATCACTGAAGGCCTGcaaggagagacagagatggcAGCAGGAACAGATGGTGCTGAGATTCCAGCTGGACGCCCTTCAGGAAGAGCGGGACACGGCAGAGCAGGACCTGGCAGCCCTCTATGA
- the LOC111528163 gene encoding uncharacterized protein LOC111528163 isoform X9, whose translation MLLYFSCCRYCLRKLCPSAALILCLALLAWCRACCLLTLIVSCPGPDPPEGPRAQGVWRGALQILQLPGAPDCPLLQVLAGEVVGEEVEGSLPWIVSQLLEGNNYSGLLLRLDPQGSSLSLLQAALLGASRRRMQVKQVVKAWSQHPRRKMLQEARAEAMRLPEPQQVIESPVSQSPCLEGEPQVAGRTATLRCGLHQKNPLRHPKEQTSDRAQQVPDVALQFFLAQAQRQRLREQHQIWIPEKLKHLEQKEEVADDQIKDLVAEEEACKERQRWQQEQMVLRFQLDALQEERDTAEQDLAALYDLHVQATRAQTHHVLQVFRAWQGQWEERAMTTEHRHCSLLAGILEEAINLATQNQELQAQNQQLQQGAD comes from the exons ATGCTTCTCTACTTTAGCTGCTGCAGATACTGTTTGAGGAAGCTCTGCCCCTCAGCTGCTCTGATCCTGTGCTTAGCACTCTTAGCCTGGTGCAG GGCCTGCTGTCTGCTCACTCTCATCGTGTCCTGCCCAGGGCCTGACCCTCCTGAGGGGCCCAGGGCCCAAGGTGTGTGGCGAGGGGCTCTACAGATCCTGCAGCTCCCAGGAGCCCC AGACTGCCCCCTGCTGCAGGTGTTGGCTGGTGAAGTTGTTGGTGAGGAGGTGGAGGGCTCTTTGCCATGGATTGTCTCACAGCTTTTGGAAGGAAACAACTACAGTGGCCTGCTTCTTCGCCTGGACCCCCAAG GTAGCTCCCTCAGTTTGCTCCAGGCTGCTCTGTTGGGGGCCTCAAGAAGGAGGATGCAGGTGAAACAG GTGGTAAAAGCGTGGAGCCAGCACCCAAGAAGAAAGATGCTCCAAGAAGCCAGAGCTGAGGCGATGAGGCTTCCAGAACCACAG CAGGTGATAGAGTCACCAGTAAGCCAGAGCCCATGCCTCGAGGGAGAGCCCCAAG TGGCAGGAAGAACGGCAACTCTAAGGTGTGGGCTCCACCAAAAGAATCCTCTCAGGCACCCTAAGGAACAG ACTTCTGACCGAGCCCAGCAGGTACCAGATGTGGCCCTGCAGTTCTTCTTGGCCCAGGCCCAGAGGCAGAGACTGAGGGAGCAGCACCAAATTTGGATTCCAGAGAAGCTGAAGCATTTGGAACAGAAGGAGGAGGTGGCAGATGACCAGATCAAAGACCTGGTGGCTGAAGAGGAG GCCTGcaaggagagacagagatggcAGCAGGAACAGATGGTGCTGAGATTCCAGCTGGACGCCCTTCAGGAAGAGCGGGACACGGCAGAGCAGGACCTGGCAGCCCTCTATGACCTGCATGTGCAGGCCACTCGAGCTCAGACACACCATGTGCTGCAG GTATTCCGAGCCTGGCAGGGCCAGTGGGAGGAGCGGGCCATGACCACAGAGCATCGTCACTGCAGCCTGCTAGCAGGCATCCTGGAAGAAGCCATCAACCTGGCCACACAGAATCAGGAGCTCCAAGCTCAGAACCAGCAACTTCAGCAGGGTGCAGACTAG
- the LOC111528163 gene encoding uncharacterized protein LOC111528163 isoform X1, with protein sequence MLLYFSCCRYCLRKLCPSAALILCLALLAWCRVVEDATEVEVSDSKAASELYLQATAGEGRACCLLTLIVSCPGPDPPEGPRAQGVWRGALQILQLPGAPDCPLLQVLAGEVVGEEVEGSLPWIVSQLLEGNNYSGLLLRLDPQGSSLSLLQAALLGASRRRMQVKQVVKAWSQHPRRKMLQEARAEAMRLPEPQQVIESPVSQSPCLEGEPQVAGRTATLRCGLHQKNPLRHPKEQTSDRAQQVPDVALQFFLAQAQRQRLREQHQIWIPEKLKHLEQKEEVADDQIKDLVAEEEACKERQRWQQEQMVLRFQLDALQEERDTAEQDLAALYDLHVQATRAQTHHVLQVFRAWQGQWEERAMTTEHRHCSLLAGILEEAINLATQNQELQAQNQQLQQGAD encoded by the exons ATGCTTCTCTACTTTAGCTGCTGCAGATACTGTTTGAGGAAGCTCTGCCCCTCAGCTGCTCTGATCCTGTGCTTAGCACTCTTAGCCTGGTGCAG GGTGGTAGAAGATGCCACTGAAGTGGAGGTGTCTGACTCAAAAGCTGCCTCAGAGCTGTACTTGCAGGCCACCGCGGGTGAAGGCAG GGCCTGCTGTCTGCTCACTCTCATCGTGTCCTGCCCAGGGCCTGACCCTCCTGAGGGGCCCAGGGCCCAAGGTGTGTGGCGAGGGGCTCTACAGATCCTGCAGCTCCCAGGAGCCCC AGACTGCCCCCTGCTGCAGGTGTTGGCTGGTGAAGTTGTTGGTGAGGAGGTGGAGGGCTCTTTGCCATGGATTGTCTCACAGCTTTTGGAAGGAAACAACTACAGTGGCCTGCTTCTTCGCCTGGACCCCCAAG GTAGCTCCCTCAGTTTGCTCCAGGCTGCTCTGTTGGGGGCCTCAAGAAGGAGGATGCAGGTGAAACAG GTGGTAAAAGCGTGGAGCCAGCACCCAAGAAGAAAGATGCTCCAAGAAGCCAGAGCTGAGGCGATGAGGCTTCCAGAACCACAG CAGGTGATAGAGTCACCAGTAAGCCAGAGCCCATGCCTCGAGGGAGAGCCCCAAG TGGCAGGAAGAACGGCAACTCTAAGGTGTGGGCTCCACCAAAAGAATCCTCTCAGGCACCCTAAGGAACAG ACTTCTGACCGAGCCCAGCAGGTACCAGATGTGGCCCTGCAGTTCTTCTTGGCCCAGGCCCAGAGGCAGAGACTGAGGGAGCAGCACCAAATTTGGATTCCAGAGAAGCTGAAGCATTTGGAACAGAAGGAGGAGGTGGCAGATGACCAGATCAAAGACCTGGTGGCTGAAGAGGAG GCCTGcaaggagagacagagatggcAGCAGGAACAGATGGTGCTGAGATTCCAGCTGGACGCCCTTCAGGAAGAGCGGGACACGGCAGAGCAGGACCTGGCAGCCCTCTATGACCTGCATGTGCAGGCCACTCGAGCTCAGACACACCATGTGCTGCAG GTATTCCGAGCCTGGCAGGGCCAGTGGGAGGAGCGGGCCATGACCACAGAGCATCGTCACTGCAGCCTGCTAGCAGGCATCCTGGAAGAAGCCATCAACCTGGCCACACAGAATCAGGAGCTCCAAGCTCAGAACCAGCAACTTCAGCAGGGTGCAGACTAG
- the LOC111528163 gene encoding uncharacterized protein LOC111528163 isoform X5 has translation MLLYFSCCRYCLRKLCPSAALILCLALLAWCRVVEDATEVEVSDSKAASELYLQATAGEGRACCLLTLIVSCPGPDPPEGPRAQGVWRGALQILQLPGAPDCPLLQVLAGEVVGEEVEGSLPWIVSQLLEGNNYSGLLLRLDPQGSSLSLLQAALLGASRRRMQVKQVVKAWSQHPRRKMLQEARAEAMRLPEPQQVIESPVSQSPCLEGEPQVAGRTATLRCGLHQKNPLRHPKEQVPDVALQFFLAQAQRQRLREQHQIWIPEKLKHLEQKEEVADDQIKDLVAEEEACKERQRWQQEQMVLRFQLDALQEERDTAEQDLAALYDLHVQATRAQTHHVLQVFRAWQGQWEERAMTTEHRHCSLLAGILEEAINLATQNQELQAQNQQLQQGAD, from the exons ATGCTTCTCTACTTTAGCTGCTGCAGATACTGTTTGAGGAAGCTCTGCCCCTCAGCTGCTCTGATCCTGTGCTTAGCACTCTTAGCCTGGTGCAG GGTGGTAGAAGATGCCACTGAAGTGGAGGTGTCTGACTCAAAAGCTGCCTCAGAGCTGTACTTGCAGGCCACCGCGGGTGAAGGCAG GGCCTGCTGTCTGCTCACTCTCATCGTGTCCTGCCCAGGGCCTGACCCTCCTGAGGGGCCCAGGGCCCAAGGTGTGTGGCGAGGGGCTCTACAGATCCTGCAGCTCCCAGGAGCCCC AGACTGCCCCCTGCTGCAGGTGTTGGCTGGTGAAGTTGTTGGTGAGGAGGTGGAGGGCTCTTTGCCATGGATTGTCTCACAGCTTTTGGAAGGAAACAACTACAGTGGCCTGCTTCTTCGCCTGGACCCCCAAG GTAGCTCCCTCAGTTTGCTCCAGGCTGCTCTGTTGGGGGCCTCAAGAAGGAGGATGCAGGTGAAACAG GTGGTAAAAGCGTGGAGCCAGCACCCAAGAAGAAAGATGCTCCAAGAAGCCAGAGCTGAGGCGATGAGGCTTCCAGAACCACAG CAGGTGATAGAGTCACCAGTAAGCCAGAGCCCATGCCTCGAGGGAGAGCCCCAAG TGGCAGGAAGAACGGCAACTCTAAGGTGTGGGCTCCACCAAAAGAATCCTCTCAGGCACCCTAAGGAACAG GTACCAGATGTGGCCCTGCAGTTCTTCTTGGCCCAGGCCCAGAGGCAGAGACTGAGGGAGCAGCACCAAATTTGGATTCCAGAGAAGCTGAAGCATTTGGAACAGAAGGAGGAGGTGGCAGATGACCAGATCAAAGACCTGGTGGCTGAAGAGGAG GCCTGcaaggagagacagagatggcAGCAGGAACAGATGGTGCTGAGATTCCAGCTGGACGCCCTTCAGGAAGAGCGGGACACGGCAGAGCAGGACCTGGCAGCCCTCTATGACCTGCATGTGCAGGCCACTCGAGCTCAGACACACCATGTGCTGCAG GTATTCCGAGCCTGGCAGGGCCAGTGGGAGGAGCGGGCCATGACCACAGAGCATCGTCACTGCAGCCTGCTAGCAGGCATCCTGGAAGAAGCCATCAACCTGGCCACACAGAATCAGGAGCTCCAAGCTCAGAACCAGCAACTTCAGCAGGGTGCAGACTAG
- the LOC111528163 gene encoding uncharacterized protein LOC111528163 isoform X2 yields MLLYFSCCRYCLRKLCPSAALILCLALLAWCRVVEDATEVEVSDSKAASELYLQATAGEGRACCLLTLIVSCPGPDPPEGPRAQGVWRGALQILQLPGAPDCPLLQVLAGEVVGEEVEGSLPWIVSQLLEGNNYSGLLLRLDPQGSSLSLLQAALLGASRRRMQVKQVVKAWSQHPRRKMLQEARAEAMRLPEPQVIESPVSQSPCLEGEPQVAGRTATLRCGLHQKNPLRHPKEQTSDRAQQVPDVALQFFLAQAQRQRLREQHQIWIPEKLKHLEQKEEVADDQIKDLVAEEEACKERQRWQQEQMVLRFQLDALQEERDTAEQDLAALYDLHVQATRAQTHHVLQVFRAWQGQWEERAMTTEHRHCSLLAGILEEAINLATQNQELQAQNQQLQQGAD; encoded by the exons ATGCTTCTCTACTTTAGCTGCTGCAGATACTGTTTGAGGAAGCTCTGCCCCTCAGCTGCTCTGATCCTGTGCTTAGCACTCTTAGCCTGGTGCAG GGTGGTAGAAGATGCCACTGAAGTGGAGGTGTCTGACTCAAAAGCTGCCTCAGAGCTGTACTTGCAGGCCACCGCGGGTGAAGGCAG GGCCTGCTGTCTGCTCACTCTCATCGTGTCCTGCCCAGGGCCTGACCCTCCTGAGGGGCCCAGGGCCCAAGGTGTGTGGCGAGGGGCTCTACAGATCCTGCAGCTCCCAGGAGCCCC AGACTGCCCCCTGCTGCAGGTGTTGGCTGGTGAAGTTGTTGGTGAGGAGGTGGAGGGCTCTTTGCCATGGATTGTCTCACAGCTTTTGGAAGGAAACAACTACAGTGGCCTGCTTCTTCGCCTGGACCCCCAAG GTAGCTCCCTCAGTTTGCTCCAGGCTGCTCTGTTGGGGGCCTCAAGAAGGAGGATGCAGGTGAAACAG GTGGTAAAAGCGTGGAGCCAGCACCCAAGAAGAAAGATGCTCCAAGAAGCCAGAGCTGAGGCGATGAGGCTTCCAGAACCACAG GTGATAGAGTCACCAGTAAGCCAGAGCCCATGCCTCGAGGGAGAGCCCCAAG TGGCAGGAAGAACGGCAACTCTAAGGTGTGGGCTCCACCAAAAGAATCCTCTCAGGCACCCTAAGGAACAG ACTTCTGACCGAGCCCAGCAGGTACCAGATGTGGCCCTGCAGTTCTTCTTGGCCCAGGCCCAGAGGCAGAGACTGAGGGAGCAGCACCAAATTTGGATTCCAGAGAAGCTGAAGCATTTGGAACAGAAGGAGGAGGTGGCAGATGACCAGATCAAAGACCTGGTGGCTGAAGAGGAG GCCTGcaaggagagacagagatggcAGCAGGAACAGATGGTGCTGAGATTCCAGCTGGACGCCCTTCAGGAAGAGCGGGACACGGCAGAGCAGGACCTGGCAGCCCTCTATGACCTGCATGTGCAGGCCACTCGAGCTCAGACACACCATGTGCTGCAG GTATTCCGAGCCTGGCAGGGCCAGTGGGAGGAGCGGGCCATGACCACAGAGCATCGTCACTGCAGCCTGCTAGCAGGCATCCTGGAAGAAGCCATCAACCTGGCCACACAGAATCAGGAGCTCCAAGCTCAGAACCAGCAACTTCAGCAGGGTGCAGACTAG
- the LOC111528163 gene encoding uncharacterized protein LOC111528163 isoform X3, protein MLLYFSCCRYCLRKLCPSAALILCLALLAWCRVVEDATEVEVSDSKAASELYLQATAGEGRACCLLTLIVSCPGPDPPEGPRAQGVWRGALQILQLPGAPDCPLLQVLAGEVVGEEVEGSLPWIVSQLLEGNNYSGLLLRLDPQGSSLSLLQAALLGASRRRMQVKQVVKAWSQHPRRKMLQEARAEAMRLPEPQQVIESPVSQSPCLEGEPQVAGRTATLRCGLHQKNPLRHPKEQQVPDVALQFFLAQAQRQRLREQHQIWIPEKLKHLEQKEEVADDQIKDLVAEEEACKERQRWQQEQMVLRFQLDALQEERDTAEQDLAALYDLHVQATRAQTHHVLQVFRAWQGQWEERAMTTEHRHCSLLAGILEEAINLATQNQELQAQNQQLQQGAD, encoded by the exons ATGCTTCTCTACTTTAGCTGCTGCAGATACTGTTTGAGGAAGCTCTGCCCCTCAGCTGCTCTGATCCTGTGCTTAGCACTCTTAGCCTGGTGCAG GGTGGTAGAAGATGCCACTGAAGTGGAGGTGTCTGACTCAAAAGCTGCCTCAGAGCTGTACTTGCAGGCCACCGCGGGTGAAGGCAG GGCCTGCTGTCTGCTCACTCTCATCGTGTCCTGCCCAGGGCCTGACCCTCCTGAGGGGCCCAGGGCCCAAGGTGTGTGGCGAGGGGCTCTACAGATCCTGCAGCTCCCAGGAGCCCC AGACTGCCCCCTGCTGCAGGTGTTGGCTGGTGAAGTTGTTGGTGAGGAGGTGGAGGGCTCTTTGCCATGGATTGTCTCACAGCTTTTGGAAGGAAACAACTACAGTGGCCTGCTTCTTCGCCTGGACCCCCAAG GTAGCTCCCTCAGTTTGCTCCAGGCTGCTCTGTTGGGGGCCTCAAGAAGGAGGATGCAGGTGAAACAG GTGGTAAAAGCGTGGAGCCAGCACCCAAGAAGAAAGATGCTCCAAGAAGCCAGAGCTGAGGCGATGAGGCTTCCAGAACCACAG CAGGTGATAGAGTCACCAGTAAGCCAGAGCCCATGCCTCGAGGGAGAGCCCCAAG TGGCAGGAAGAACGGCAACTCTAAGGTGTGGGCTCCACCAAAAGAATCCTCTCAGGCACCCTAAGGAACAG CAGGTACCAGATGTGGCCCTGCAGTTCTTCTTGGCCCAGGCCCAGAGGCAGAGACTGAGGGAGCAGCACCAAATTTGGATTCCAGAGAAGCTGAAGCATTTGGAACAGAAGGAGGAGGTGGCAGATGACCAGATCAAAGACCTGGTGGCTGAAGAGGAG GCCTGcaaggagagacagagatggcAGCAGGAACAGATGGTGCTGAGATTCCAGCTGGACGCCCTTCAGGAAGAGCGGGACACGGCAGAGCAGGACCTGGCAGCCCTCTATGACCTGCATGTGCAGGCCACTCGAGCTCAGACACACCATGTGCTGCAG GTATTCCGAGCCTGGCAGGGCCAGTGGGAGGAGCGGGCCATGACCACAGAGCATCGTCACTGCAGCCTGCTAGCAGGCATCCTGGAAGAAGCCATCAACCTGGCCACACAGAATCAGGAGCTCCAAGCTCAGAACCAGCAACTTCAGCAGGGTGCAGACTAG
- the LOC111528163 gene encoding uncharacterized protein LOC111528163 isoform X8, which produces MLLYFSCCRYCLRKLCPSAALILCLALLAWCSSAPVEGPRTCSLQGWRTYRCWTWPLWAWPAVCSLSSCPAQGLTLLRGPGPKVCGEGLYRSCSSQEPQTAPCCRCWLVKLLVRRWRALCHGLSHSFWKETTTVACFFAWTPKVVKAWSQHPRRKMLQEARAEAMRLPEPQVIESPVSQSPCLEGEPQVAGRTATLRCGLHQKNPLRHPKEQTSDRAQQVPDVALQFFLAQAQRQRLREQHQIWIPEKLKHLEQKEEVADDQIKDLVAEEEACKERQRWQQEQMVLRFQLDALQEERDTAEQDLAALYDLHVQATRAQTHHVLQVFRAWQGQWEERAMTTEHRHCSLLAGILEEAINLATQNQELQAQNQQLQQGAD; this is translated from the exons ATGCTTCTCTACTTTAGCTGCTGCAGATACTGTTTGAGGAAGCTCTGCCCCTCAGCTGCTCTGATCCTGTGCTTAGCACTCTTAGCCTGGTGCAG TTCAGCCCCAGTGGAAGGACCCAGGACCTGCTCTCTTCAGGGGTGGAGAACTTATCGGTGCTGGACGTGGCCCCTCTGGGCTT GGCCTGCTGTCTGCTCACTCTCATCGTGTCCTGCCCAGGGCCTGACCCTCCTGAGGGGCCCAGGGCCCAAGGTGTGTGGCGAGGGGCTCTACAGATCCTGCAGCTCCCAGGAGCCCC AGACTGCCCCCTGCTGCAGGTGTTGGCTGGTGAAGTTGTTGGTGAGGAGGTGGAGGGCTCTTTGCCATGGATTGTCTCACAGCTTTTGGAAGGAAACAACTACAGTGGCCTGCTTCTTCGCCTGGACCCCCAAG GTGGTAAAAGCGTGGAGCCAGCACCCAAGAAGAAAGATGCTCCAAGAAGCCAGAGCTGAGGCGATGAGGCTTCCAGAACCACAG GTGATAGAGTCACCAGTAAGCCAGAGCCCATGCCTCGAGGGAGAGCCCCAAG TGGCAGGAAGAACGGCAACTCTAAGGTGTGGGCTCCACCAAAAGAATCCTCTCAGGCACCCTAAGGAACAG ACTTCTGACCGAGCCCAGCAGGTACCAGATGTGGCCCTGCAGTTCTTCTTGGCCCAGGCCCAGAGGCAGAGACTGAGGGAGCAGCACCAAATTTGGATTCCAGAGAAGCTGAAGCATTTGGAACAGAAGGAGGAGGTGGCAGATGACCAGATCAAAGACCTGGTGGCTGAAGAGGAG GCCTGcaaggagagacagagatggcAGCAGGAACAGATGGTGCTGAGATTCCAGCTGGACGCCCTTCAGGAAGAGCGGGACACGGCAGAGCAGGACCTGGCAGCCCTCTATGACCTGCATGTGCAGGCCACTCGAGCTCAGACACACCATGTGCTGCAG GTATTCCGAGCCTGGCAGGGCCAGTGGGAGGAGCGGGCCATGACCACAGAGCATCGTCACTGCAGCCTGCTAGCAGGCATCCTGGAAGAAGCCATCAACCTGGCCACACAGAATCAGGAGCTCCAAGCTCAGAACCAGCAACTTCAGCAGGGTGCAGACTAG
- the LOC111528163 gene encoding uncharacterized protein LOC111528163 isoform X4, producing MLLYFSCCRYCLRKLCPSAALILCLALLAWCRVVEDATEVEVSDSKAASELYLQATAGEGRACCLLTLIVSCPGPDPPEGPRAQGVWRGALQILQLPGAPDCPLLQVLAGEVVGEEVEGSLPWIVSQLLEGNNYSGLLLRLDPQGSSLSLLQAALLGASRRRMQVKQVVKAWSQHPRRKMLQEARAEAMRLPEPQVIESPVSQSPCLEGEPQVAGRTATLRCGLHQKNPLRHPKEQQVPDVALQFFLAQAQRQRLREQHQIWIPEKLKHLEQKEEVADDQIKDLVAEEEACKERQRWQQEQMVLRFQLDALQEERDTAEQDLAALYDLHVQATRAQTHHVLQVFRAWQGQWEERAMTTEHRHCSLLAGILEEAINLATQNQELQAQNQQLQQGAD from the exons ATGCTTCTCTACTTTAGCTGCTGCAGATACTGTTTGAGGAAGCTCTGCCCCTCAGCTGCTCTGATCCTGTGCTTAGCACTCTTAGCCTGGTGCAG GGTGGTAGAAGATGCCACTGAAGTGGAGGTGTCTGACTCAAAAGCTGCCTCAGAGCTGTACTTGCAGGCCACCGCGGGTGAAGGCAG GGCCTGCTGTCTGCTCACTCTCATCGTGTCCTGCCCAGGGCCTGACCCTCCTGAGGGGCCCAGGGCCCAAGGTGTGTGGCGAGGGGCTCTACAGATCCTGCAGCTCCCAGGAGCCCC AGACTGCCCCCTGCTGCAGGTGTTGGCTGGTGAAGTTGTTGGTGAGGAGGTGGAGGGCTCTTTGCCATGGATTGTCTCACAGCTTTTGGAAGGAAACAACTACAGTGGCCTGCTTCTTCGCCTGGACCCCCAAG GTAGCTCCCTCAGTTTGCTCCAGGCTGCTCTGTTGGGGGCCTCAAGAAGGAGGATGCAGGTGAAACAG GTGGTAAAAGCGTGGAGCCAGCACCCAAGAAGAAAGATGCTCCAAGAAGCCAGAGCTGAGGCGATGAGGCTTCCAGAACCACAG GTGATAGAGTCACCAGTAAGCCAGAGCCCATGCCTCGAGGGAGAGCCCCAAG TGGCAGGAAGAACGGCAACTCTAAGGTGTGGGCTCCACCAAAAGAATCCTCTCAGGCACCCTAAGGAACAG CAGGTACCAGATGTGGCCCTGCAGTTCTTCTTGGCCCAGGCCCAGAGGCAGAGACTGAGGGAGCAGCACCAAATTTGGATTCCAGAGAAGCTGAAGCATTTGGAACAGAAGGAGGAGGTGGCAGATGACCAGATCAAAGACCTGGTGGCTGAAGAGGAG GCCTGcaaggagagacagagatggcAGCAGGAACAGATGGTGCTGAGATTCCAGCTGGACGCCCTTCAGGAAGAGCGGGACACGGCAGAGCAGGACCTGGCAGCCCTCTATGACCTGCATGTGCAGGCCACTCGAGCTCAGACACACCATGTGCTGCAG GTATTCCGAGCCTGGCAGGGCCAGTGGGAGGAGCGGGCCATGACCACAGAGCATCGTCACTGCAGCCTGCTAGCAGGCATCCTGGAAGAAGCCATCAACCTGGCCACACAGAATCAGGAGCTCCAAGCTCAGAACCAGCAACTTCAGCAGGGTGCAGACTAG